From the Papaver somniferum cultivar HN1 chromosome 2, ASM357369v1, whole genome shotgun sequence genome, the window CTGATGCTGTGCTGTGGTGGAGCGTCACTGCTTAATCCAGGTCCGGCAGGTGCAGGATGTGTTGGCTTGTTTGGGTGCTCTGGCAATTGGGTTGGGAGAGACTACAAACTATATGGCTGAAAGTGAAGCCATTATATCAGGTCTGGAATGGGCTTTAGATTGGGCAGTGAGGTGGATGGTGGATACGGTAGTGGTTGCATCGGACTCTCATAGTGTTGTGCTTGCTCTTCGGAGTGGCAAAGTGCCTTGGAGGGTAATGGGAAGGTGGAGAAGAGTTCAATGATGCTATACAAATATTTCTTTTAAGCATGTTTACAGGAAAGTTAATTTGCCGCAGACACACTGTCTAAATTTGCTTCTCAATTAGCCAAAGGTATTACTTTCATGGTAGGCCGGACATCCTTACTTGTTTAGAGGGTTCTGGCATCAGTTATTTCCGCTTTAGATAATTTGTTTCAAGTCTGCTAAAAAAAAAAGCTTTCAAACTTGAGAGGATACACACAGGCTGCTGAATTTGGAATTGCTCAGATGTTGCCAGTTATTGGCTGATATATTGCAACAAAATAGAGAATTCTGTTTTATATTTTGGATAAGCAAAATCATGGAAACTAGCTATAATGAGTATCAGTGCTAATAATACACTGTTATAATCAAAATAGCTTGCTTTCAAGTTTCAAGAGACAATAATAACAATGAATGAAGAGATAAATCAAAAAGTTTCAACATTGAATTTCAGTTTAGTAACttcaaataataaaataacaacaCCTAAATACATTAAATACATCAAAATCCTTCTTCTTGAATGCTTCTTAGTCAATAAGTGGAGGCTCAACATCAAAATCTTTGAACAACTTATCGAACTCCTCCATATCATTATCACCGAACGTTATATTAGAAAACCATGATGAATCTTCATCCTCCTCCATTACAAACATACAAGAACCCTCTATATTATCAGCACTAGTTGCTTCTGCCACTGCCGGAGGAACGGACACTGCAACtgactcttgttttctcttgttaaCAAGATCCTTCACTTGAAGCAACTGATCTCTCACAACCTGTACCTTCTCCAGAGTATCAACTTCCTCCATGTTTAAATCTTTCCACCAAAAACCATCACCATTTTCTGACCTAACCCTCTtcccatcatcatcttcttcttcattcgcAGGAAATCTATTAAGAATTTCATCTGGGCAACCGAAGGTAAAAGGCTTACCACCTGGAGAGAAGACAATCATGGAAATACTTGCACCAGTTAGACGACATAATTCATGAGCTTTGTTGAAGAGACCATTACGTCTCTTGGTGAATGAAACACTTCTCTGTTTTTTATCTTCAATCTTCTTTATTTCGATCTTTCTTTTACCCATCgttataaaaaaaatagaaagtcCCAATTTACAGAAATCCCTAACTTAGAGAGATAACGAAAAACAGAACTCAATTCACTGCTTGAGAAGATGAACAGAGCACTTTCTAATAAGAGATCAGTGGTGCTTATTTATAGAAGCTGCATATGGGATTTCTTTGGGACCAGCATTATCGGTGTTTCCAAATTTCCGATTAACTAGCCGTTGAGGTACGCGTTTCTTGACAGAACTGATGAGAATCCCGTGTTTCCAAAACAGAGCCTCTGGTATCTGGTCAACATACATTGACTTGGTCAATATTATTTTGAGTTTCTCTGAAGCACCcaaaaaaattgcaaaaatctAACAGGAACCATGAAATTCATTATGGATTTCATATGATAACATAAAACAAGCACAACTTCATTATGGATTTGACTAAACTAGAGGGTACACATAATTTTGGGGTTTTTACAAATGTGTTATGATGGACACAGGCCAGACACATTTCACTTGCTCATTTATTCTAGTACAGGATACAAAGACATAAATTAGGATTTCATTAGGAATTCGAGAGCTAACATATTAGATTAGCTACGAACTCGTCGAGATTCCGATCAGAGCTTCCACCTATGCCGACTGCCTGTTGAGCTAGCTGCCTCCACTTGCTTGAATTTTTCTTCATCTCTTTTCCTCTATCTCCCTCCATAACTTCCCGAATAGATACCTCCAAATCCTTCCTTGTCCAAATTCCTTTCTCATCATCATTAACCTTAACTCGTATGCCCACTCTCCACTCATCTGCTATAAACTTTGCATTTGTTGTTTGATCTGTCCACTGAGGTATTCCCACCATCGGCACTCCCAAGGATAACGCTTCCAAGGTCGAATTCCATCCACAATGTGTCACAAAACATCCAACTGCTGCATGTGAAAGTACTTCCAACTGAGGACTCCATTTCACAACCAAACCTTTGTTTCCATTTTCGATTTCTGACAAAAATTTTCCTGATAGTTTGTGTGCTTCTGACCCCCGAACTACCCACAAGAAATAAAAATTGCTTCCAATCAGACCCATTGCTAGTTCTTCCATCTGTTCTTTGCTCAGTTCAGCCATGCTCCCAAAAGATACATAAACTACCGTGCCATTAGCTTTAGAGTTTAACCAGTTGATGCAAATGCTACTATCTGGTTTGATTAGGTTGAGCCCGTAATCATTGTCGTCTTCGATTCTTTTATCCAGGTACATTGATGGTATTGTTGGTCCGATCGTTCTTAATTGTGAAAATGTTTTTGTCATCCAATCCACAACCTGTATACACATTTAATAATAAGCTTAAAGAAAGCCATTTTCTGAACGAACTTTTACGTACTTGAACAGTAAAATGAACTTTTACATACCTGAACTTCCAACATGTCGAAGCTATTGATAAAGATCCAATCCGCTTTTCCTACGTTTACAAACTGATTCAAAGCAAGCTCCAAGTAAGATGGGTATGCTCCAGGCACACACAAGAAAGATGGTAAATCTGACACTTGAAGAGGTATGGGCAGCCCAGGAATCTTAACATTAATATTATTAGTGACGGCACTGTCATCAATCTTTAACAGACCCTTCCCAAACTGGTAATATATGTTATTAACAGCACAAGGTTGAGTGAAAAATGATCCTCCTACTAACCCAAACTGTCTCGCCACGTCCAAAGCCCACGGCAAGAACGCATCGTAAATTATGCAGTTCACAGGATTTTGCACCTCAGGAGAGCTATTTAGTTTCTTGATACGTTGAGTTAAATCTGCTGAACCCACCGTTTGTAACCGCTGTAGATAGGATTCTATACTATCTGATTCGGCGAAGCCACCGTTATCAAATCCATCTGATATGAATTCAAGACCAATGTTATGACCAAGGTTTGGTTTATTGATTGATTTAGATAAGAACTTGGTTGTGACTAATGTGGTTTTGAGACCTTTCGAGACTAATCTTTTTAGGAACTGTAGACATGGGTTTATATGACCTTGAGCTGGATATGGGATCATCAAAACATGGCCTCGATTTTCCATGATAATCTTCTCCATCTCTACTCTCTTTTCTCTGGAATGAACACTCTATCTTTGAAGTTACTTGTACACTAAAAAAGAAGCTTATGAATGgttcacacacacatatatatatatataggccgAAGTGTCATCACCCCCAGCCCGAGTCCTGACCACAATTAGTTATCCACACCTAATTTTAACCATTTCTTTTTGTTGTATGCTTGAAGTGGACGCAAAAAAATGAGTTATCTACTTATATGCTTTATGTAAGTAAGACTTCGATTTGGTCCAGATATACTATGAAATAAGGAACTTATCAATAAAAGTCCTCGACGTAATCCTCACCCATCTCTAATTAATTTCATTCAAAATGCTAATAGTTTACATGAAGATCTTGGCACATGGTAATATGGTACATAAAGATCTCATCTGGCACAAGCATGTGGCTACTGTAGTTGAGATGTACTCTTCTTTCCTTGTTAAATAATAATTTCAACCTTTAAGCATGTGCATGATTTTGATGGTAGTGGTACATATTAATCTAAGATCAGGTATAGTGATCTTAATTGGTTTATTTGGTTAACCAGTACAGGTAGTGAAGTTTTCAAATACCAGGTCTATATGAtcttaatataaaaaaaagatTTAATACTCAATCTTTTCCTTCTGGAGTTTTGATTTTTGTATCATCTGATCTGATGTCCTAATTCaattcaaatcaaataaaataataaatagcttACTCAAAATCTTTTCTTCAGGATTCTGAATTCCATATCATATCATATGATTTGCTCTAATGTCTTAATTAACCTTGTCAGCCAAGATTTTTGTTTACTTAGTACCTGTTAACCAAGTTTGGTGATTAATTAAAAAATTGTCTGACAATTACTGTATGATATTGGCAGGCGATGTTCTCCATTAATTTTTCTGCTGTTACTCAaaattttgaatccaaaaatgTTTATCAAGTTACCAAGAGTAAGTACCTTACGATATTAGAGAGTGGAACCATGGTCTGCCGTATTTACTGATACATGTGCGTGTCTACTGTATCGTATCTGTATATGTTGACATTGATCCatgatgctcaaaatatttgtatcCCCGATTCGATATGTATCTACCAATGCGTATAAATACTGACACATAAGAAATATAAGACATATAAACGTAAGACATGATCAAATTTTATACCAATATTAAAGTGATAAATATTTGAAATTAAACAGATCGACTTGTGAATGAGATTATTATCTCAATATTATAGTCAACTCTTCTATTATCCCAATAAAAG encodes:
- the LOC113351854 gene encoding agamous-like MADS-box protein AGL97 is translated as MGKRKIEIKKIEDKKQRSVSFTKRRNGLFNKAHELCRLTGASISMIVFSPGGKPFTFGCPDEILNRFPANEEEDDDGKRVRSENGDGFWWKDLNMEEVDTLEKVQVVRDQLLQVKDLVNKRKQESVAVSVPPAVAEATSADNIEGSCMFVMEEDEDSSWFSNITFGDNDMEEFDKLFKDFDVEPPLID
- the LOC113353864 gene encoding UDP-glycosyltransferase 74F2-like — its product is MEKIIMENRGHVLMIPYPAQGHINPCLQFLKRLVSKGLKTTLVTTKFLSKSINKPNLGHNIGLEFISDGFDNGGFAESDSIESYLQRLQTVGSADLTQRIKKLNSSPEVQNPVNCIIYDAFLPWALDVARQFGLVGGSFFTQPCAVNNIYYQFGKGLLKIDDSAVTNNINVKIPGLPIPLQVSDLPSFLCVPGAYPSYLELALNQFVNVGKADWIFINSFDMLEVQVVDWMTKTFSQLRTIGPTIPSMYLDKRIEDDNDYGLNLIKPDSSICINWLNSKANGTVVYVSFGSMAELSKEQMEELAMGLIGSNFYFLWVVRGSEAHKLSGKFLSEIENGNKGLVVKWSPQLEVLSHAAVGCFVTHCGWNSTLEALSLGVPMVGIPQWTDQTTNAKFIADEWRVGIRVKVNDDEKGIWTRKDLEVSIREVMEGDRGKEMKKNSSKWRQLAQQAVGIGGSSDRNLDEFVANLIC